A single genomic interval of Syntrophobotulus glycolicus DSM 8271 harbors:
- a CDS encoding bifunctional alpha,alpha-trehalose-phosphate synthase (UDP-forming)/trehalose-phosphatase, whose amino-acid sequence MSKIIFASNRLPVTVQKNTNEGFTYQKSIGGLATGLKSYHEQSNGLWVGWPGIADEKMNREEKKAVQKELLENHQCLPVFLTEEEVDLYYNIFCNRTIWPLFHYFTSKTTYEAESWEAYKLVNLKFFQTIESVIEEDDVIWIHDFHLMLLPQMIKEKYPAAQIGFFLHIPFPSFEIFRLLIWREEILLGLLGADLIGFHTYEYARHFLSSIRRLLDLETNFNRVSYEDRYVQVDAFPMGIDYEFFAREHETPASQEETREIIEKTKGIKMILSIDRLDYTKGIPERIKGFSRFLAQNPEYRGKVRLNLIVAPSRIDVDSYDRLRKEIKELVSDINGKYGTFTWMPIWFFFRTFTQESLITLYRHSDVLLVTPLRDGMNLVAKEYIASRTDYEGMVVISETAGAASELSEAVIVNANDYNAIARGLKKALAMPREEKIARNKMMSRRIQRYHVGFWASEFLNTLNRFSLESAEIIYQRGIERDSYHIEYAYEKAAKRILFLDYDGTLVGFNSIPGQAKPDEELKSLLRELINDPRNTVVLISGRERYTLDEWFGDLDLNIIASHGLWLRYSGQQEWIMNLSLDDDWIESIRHTLELYTDRMPGSLLEEKDYSIALHYRQCDPDMAAVKLSEVREILLSMIQSTTLGLQEGNKVLEVKDSRVSKGYGSSSFVQNQDYDFIFAAGDDFTDEDLFSALPDDAFTVKIGLGNTSAKYRLKSWKSMRVILKKFAAISAALPRD is encoded by the coding sequence ATGAGTAAAATTATCTTTGCTTCCAACCGTTTACCTGTCACTGTACAAAAAAATACGAATGAAGGCTTCACCTATCAAAAGAGCATCGGCGGACTCGCCACCGGTTTAAAAAGCTACCATGAGCAATCAAACGGCCTCTGGGTCGGCTGGCCCGGGATCGCGGACGAAAAAATGAACCGGGAAGAGAAAAAAGCAGTTCAGAAAGAACTGCTGGAGAACCATCAATGTCTCCCTGTTTTTTTAACAGAAGAAGAGGTTGACCTTTACTATAATATCTTCTGCAATCGGACGATCTGGCCCCTGTTTCACTATTTTACCAGCAAGACCACTTATGAGGCGGAATCCTGGGAAGCCTACAAATTGGTGAACCTGAAATTTTTCCAGACCATAGAGTCCGTGATTGAGGAAGATGATGTGATCTGGATTCACGATTTCCACTTGATGCTCTTGCCTCAAATGATTAAAGAAAAATATCCTGCCGCCCAAATCGGCTTTTTCCTCCATATCCCCTTTCCTTCCTTTGAAATTTTCCGGCTGCTGATCTGGCGCGAGGAAATCCTCCTGGGCTTACTGGGGGCCGATCTGATCGGTTTCCACACCTATGAATATGCGCGGCACTTTTTAAGCAGCATCCGCCGCCTGCTGGATCTGGAAACCAATTTCAACCGGGTAAGCTATGAAGACCGCTATGTTCAGGTAGACGCCTTTCCGATGGGCATTGATTATGAATTTTTTGCACGGGAGCATGAAACCCCCGCTTCACAGGAGGAAACCAGGGAAATTATCGAGAAGACCAAAGGAATCAAAATGATTCTGTCGATCGACCGTCTGGATTATACCAAAGGTATTCCGGAGCGCATCAAGGGATTCAGCCGTTTCCTGGCCCAAAACCCCGAGTACCGGGGTAAAGTTCGCCTGAACTTGATTGTCGCTCCCTCGCGGATTGATGTCGACAGCTATGACCGGCTAAGAAAAGAAATTAAAGAACTGGTCAGTGATATCAACGGCAAGTACGGCACCTTCACCTGGATGCCCATCTGGTTTTTCTTCCGGACCTTTACCCAGGAAAGCCTGATCACGTTATACCGGCATTCCGATGTCCTGCTCGTTACCCCTCTCAGAGACGGGATGAACCTGGTGGCCAAAGAATACATCGCCTCCCGGACCGATTATGAAGGGATGGTTGTGATCAGCGAGACGGCGGGCGCGGCCAGTGAACTCAGTGAAGCCGTTATTGTCAATGCCAATGATTACAACGCGATTGCCCGCGGCCTGAAAAAGGCTCTTGCCATGCCCCGGGAGGAAAAAATCGCCCGCAACAAGATGATGTCCAGGAGAATCCAGCGTTATCACGTCGGATTCTGGGCCAGTGAGTTCTTAAATACGCTGAACCGTTTTTCCCTGGAATCAGCCGAAATCATCTACCAGAGAGGGATTGAAAGAGACAGCTATCACATAGAATATGCTTATGAAAAGGCCGCAAAGAGAATACTTTTTTTAGATTACGACGGGACTTTAGTCGGTTTTAACTCCATACCCGGCCAGGCCAAACCCGATGAAGAATTAAAAAGCCTTTTGCGGGAGCTGATCAATGATCCCCGCAACACTGTTGTCCTGATTTCCGGAAGAGAACGGTATACCCTGGACGAATGGTTCGGGGATCTCGATTTGAATATCATTGCCTCTCACGGCCTATGGCTCCGCTATTCCGGCCAGCAGGAATGGATCATGAACCTGTCCCTGGATGATGATTGGATTGAATCCATCCGGCACACCCTGGAATTATACACTGACCGGATGCCGGGGTCCCTGCTTGAAGAAAAGGACTATTCTATCGCCCTGCATTACAGACAGTGTGATCCGGATATGGCCGCCGTGAAGCTGAGTGAGGTCAGAGAAATCCTCTTATCCATGATTCAATCAACAACCCTGGGTCTGCAGGAAGGAAATAAAGTCCTGGAAGTAAAAGACAGCCGGGTCAGCAAAGGATACGGGTCCTCCTCCTTCGTTCAGAATCAGGATTATGACTTTATCTTTGCGGCCGGTGATGATTTCACGGATGAAGACTTATTTTCCGCTCTGCCCGATGATGCTTTTACCGTTAAAATCGGCTTAGGCAACACCTCTGCTAAATATCGCCTCAAATCCTGGAAATCCATGCGCGTGATCCTGAAAAAATTCGCCGCGATCAGTGCTGCCCTGCCCCGGGACTGA
- the gatC gene encoding Asp-tRNA(Asn)/Glu-tRNA(Gln) amidotransferase subunit GatC: MKLSRQEVEHVALLARLELSEEEIGRYTEQLNSVLGHAEMLQKLDTTGIMPTAHAVELYNVMRDDEVKASIEQEKALQNAPDSEGGFFRVPRIV, translated from the coding sequence ATGAAATTATCCAGACAAGAAGTGGAACATGTCGCTTTATTGGCCAGACTTGAACTGAGTGAAGAGGAGATCGGCCGCTACACGGAACAGTTGAATTCTGTTCTTGGACATGCGGAAATGCTGCAGAAGCTGGACACAACGGGGATTATGCCAACTGCTCATGCCGTTGAATTATATAATGTTATGCGTGATGATGAGGTAAAAGCATCTATTGAACAGGAAAAAGCCCTGCAAAACGCCCCTGATTCTGAAGGCGGCTTTTTCCGCGTTCCGAGGATTGTTTAG
- the gatA gene encoding Asp-tRNA(Asn)/Glu-tRNA(Gln) amidotransferase subunit GatA: MDLLTKSLDELHLMLVKREISSKELTERFLKRVCSVEAGVQAFLQVNREDALARAEEADQKIAAGAEIGILEGIPMALKDNLCTAGIKTTCGSKILENFVPPYNAEVTERLAKAGAVLIGKLNMDEFAMGSSNENSGFYPVKNPWDLERVPGGSSGGSAAAVAAREVAYSLGSDTGGSIRQPASFCGVVGLKPTYGAVSRFGLVAFASSLDQIGPLTKTVRDNAHVLNVIAGHDPKDSTSVPYSKPDYTGFMINSVQGLRIGVPKEFFAQGLNPEVEQVIRKALSTYEKMGAEIGECSLPHMEYALPVYYIIATAEASSNLARYDGVKYGFRAEAEDMIEMYKRTRAQGFGEEVKRRIMLGTYALSSGYYDAYYLKAQKVRTLIRQDFAKIFEDFDVIISPTAPTVAYKLGERSDPLAMYMGDVYTIPVNLAGLPSISVPAGFAGGLPVGLQIIGRHFDEGRLYQAAYAFEQSTDFHKAVPALSGEVL, translated from the coding sequence ATGGATTTATTGACGAAATCACTTGATGAGCTGCATCTGATGCTGGTAAAGAGAGAAATCAGCTCCAAAGAACTGACGGAACGGTTCTTAAAGAGAGTGTGCTCAGTAGAGGCCGGGGTGCAGGCCTTTTTGCAGGTAAACAGGGAAGATGCCTTGGCCAGAGCCGAAGAGGCGGATCAGAAAATCGCGGCGGGAGCGGAAATCGGAATTCTGGAAGGAATCCCCATGGCTCTTAAGGATAATCTGTGTACGGCGGGAATCAAAACAACCTGTGGTTCAAAGATTCTGGAGAACTTTGTCCCTCCCTACAATGCAGAGGTAACGGAAAGGCTGGCGAAGGCGGGTGCTGTTCTGATCGGCAAGCTGAACATGGATGAATTCGCCATGGGGTCTTCCAATGAAAATTCCGGGTTTTACCCGGTCAAGAATCCCTGGGACCTTGAACGAGTGCCGGGCGGGTCCTCCGGAGGCTCGGCGGCTGCGGTTGCCGCCCGGGAAGTGGCGTATTCTCTCGGTTCGGATACGGGCGGGTCTATCCGCCAGCCGGCGTCCTTCTGCGGTGTGGTCGGGCTTAAGCCGACATATGGCGCGGTATCGCGATTTGGTCTGGTCGCTTTTGCTTCGTCGCTGGACCAGATCGGTCCCTTGACAAAGACGGTCAGGGACAATGCTCATGTTCTCAATGTCATTGCCGGGCATGATCCGAAGGATTCCACTTCTGTGCCGTATTCAAAGCCCGATTACACAGGGTTTATGATCAATTCCGTGCAAGGCCTGAGAATCGGAGTGCCGAAGGAATTTTTTGCGCAGGGCCTGAATCCGGAAGTGGAACAGGTGATCAGGAAGGCGTTAAGCACTTATGAAAAAATGGGGGCGGAAATCGGAGAGTGCTCCCTGCCCCATATGGAATATGCTCTGCCGGTCTACTATATCATTGCCACGGCTGAGGCCAGTTCCAACCTGGCCCGCTATGACGGGGTAAAGTACGGATTCCGGGCTGAGGCTGAGGATATGATTGAGATGTATAAAAGGACCAGGGCTCAGGGCTTTGGGGAAGAGGTCAAAAGACGGATTATGCTGGGTACATACGCCTTATCCTCAGGTTATTATGATGCCTATTATCTGAAGGCCCAAAAGGTCAGGACCCTGATCAGACAGGATTTTGCCAAAATATTTGAGGATTTTGATGTGATTATTTCTCCAACCGCCCCGACCGTGGCGTATAAGCTGGGGGAAAGATCGGACCCATTGGCGATGTATATGGGTGATGTCTATACCATTCCGGTTAATCTGGCCGGGCTGCCCAGTATTTCCGTTCCGGCCGGTTTTGCCGGCGGACTGCCTGTGGGATTGCAGATTATCGGCAGGCATTTTGACGAAGGAAGACTTTATCAGGCGGCATATGCATTTGAGCAAAGCACGGATTTCCACAAGGCAGTGCCTGCTTTGTCCGGGGAGGTATTGTGA
- the gatB gene encoding Asp-tRNA(Asn)/Glu-tRNA(Gln) amidotransferase subunit GatB produces MGWNDTYDMVCGVEVHVEMATKTKIFCGCTTEFGGEENTHVCPVCLGLPGVLPVLNREVVNLAIKAGLALNCQIAEYSKFDRKNYYYPDLPKNYQTSQYDLPVCQDGWIEIETSGGMKRIGIIRAHMEEDAGKLVHSGETITTSASSNVDYNRTGVPLLEIVSAPDMNSIDEVIAYLESLVQIIDYAAISDCRMEQGSVRFDINVSLKPHGGGELGIRTEIKNLNSFSSVRRCLEYELERQADVLDEGGAVIQETRTWDEGRGMTLSLRSKEEAHDYRYFPEPDLMPIVIDREWVENIRQTLPELPAARRARLVSLGLSAYDAGVITASREMAVYFDQALRHFADPKMLANWVTGDLSALLKANNAAFAASPVAPEGLAEMLSMIAGGEISGKMAKEVLQEMYATGKTAGEIVQAKGLAQISDEGALTRIIENVLAANPKSVEEFKAGKDKVIGFLVGQVMKETKGQANPGLVNKMLKDMMS; encoded by the coding sequence ATGGGATGGAATGATACGTATGATATGGTCTGCGGTGTGGAAGTCCATGTCGAGATGGCCACGAAAACCAAGATTTTCTGCGGCTGTACCACGGAGTTCGGCGGGGAGGAAAATACTCATGTTTGTCCGGTTTGCCTGGGGCTGCCGGGTGTGCTGCCGGTACTGAACAGGGAGGTCGTTAATCTGGCCATCAAGGCCGGGCTGGCGTTGAACTGCCAAATCGCGGAGTACTCCAAATTTGACCGAAAAAACTATTATTATCCCGATCTGCCCAAGAACTATCAGACCTCCCAGTATGACCTGCCTGTTTGTCAGGACGGCTGGATCGAGATTGAAACAAGCGGCGGGATGAAAAGAATCGGCATCATCCGGGCCCATATGGAAGAGGATGCCGGTAAGCTTGTGCACAGTGGGGAAACGATTACCACCTCGGCCAGTTCCAATGTGGATTACAACAGAACGGGAGTTCCCCTTCTGGAAATCGTGTCGGCTCCGGATATGAATTCGATCGACGAGGTTATCGCTTATTTGGAAAGCCTGGTCCAGATTATTGATTATGCCGCAATATCCGATTGCAGGATGGAGCAGGGCTCGGTACGCTTTGATATTAATGTTTCCCTGAAGCCGCACGGCGGCGGGGAGCTGGGTATCAGGACGGAGATCAAGAATTTAAATTCTTTCAGCTCCGTAAGACGGTGTCTGGAATATGAGCTTGAGCGTCAGGCCGATGTTTTGGATGAGGGGGGAGCAGTGATCCAGGAAACCAGAACCTGGGACGAAGGCCGGGGAATGACCCTCTCTCTCCGATCAAAGGAGGAGGCCCATGATTACAGGTATTTCCCGGAGCCTGATCTGATGCCGATCGTGATTGACCGGGAATGGGTGGAAAACATCAGGCAGACCTTGCCGGAGCTTCCGGCTGCCAGGAGGGCCAGACTGGTTTCCCTGGGCTTGTCTGCTTATGATGCCGGGGTAATCACGGCCTCCAGGGAAATGGCGGTCTATTTCGATCAGGCCCTAAGGCATTTTGCTGATCCGAAAATGCTGGCTAACTGGGTGACGGGGGATTTGAGCGCCCTGTTGAAGGCCAATAATGCTGCCTTTGCCGCCAGTCCGGTTGCACCTGAGGGGCTGGCCGAAATGCTTTCCATGATTGCCGGGGGGGAAATCAGCGGCAAGATGGCCAAGGAAGTGCTTCAGGAGATGTATGCTACCGGTAAAACGGCAGGGGAAATTGTTCAGGCCAAGGGACTGGCTCAGATCAGTGATGAGGGCGCTTTAACCAGGATTATTGAGAATGTCCTGGCCGCCAACCCCAAATCTGTGGAAGAATTTAAGGCCGGCAAGGACAAGGTGATCGGCTTTCTGGTCGGTCAGGTGATGAAAGAAACCAAAGGCCAGGCCAATCCCGGCTTAGTGAATAAGATGCTGAAGGATATGATGTCCTGA
- the nifV gene encoding homocitrate synthase translates to MAKIPDSGLVIVDTTLRDGEQTAGVAFSNKEKIRIAEMLDDLGVHQIEAGIPVMGGYESDTISAICKLGLKASIMGWSRALIRDVDASLACGCDAVSVSISVSDIHLKYKLKTSRAAVLEMMAKAVGHAKKHVDYISVNAEDSSRSEMDFLTEFAREAKRAGADRICYCDTVGILDPFAAYEQVKSLREGTGIEVEMHTHNDFGMATANTLAGVRAGARFVGVTVNGLGERAGNAALEEVVMALKHLRKVDTGIKTEKFVEVSEYVSRAAGRLLPSWKAIVGSHMFAHESGVHADGALKNPVTYEVFEPREVGLQRQIIIGKHSGTASLKGKFREYGIELSDEQAGKILKHVRSLAIDMKRSLFDKELIYIYEDLIHRKNEK, encoded by the coding sequence ATGGCGAAAATACCGGATAGTGGTTTAGTGATTGTGGATACAACACTGCGGGATGGGGAACAAACCGCGGGGGTGGCATTCTCCAATAAGGAGAAAATCAGAATCGCCGAAATGCTGGATGACCTCGGGGTCCATCAGATTGAGGCCGGTATTCCTGTGATGGGCGGCTATGAGTCCGATACGATCTCCGCTATCTGCAAGCTCGGTCTGAAGGCCAGTATTATGGGCTGGAGCCGGGCCTTGATCCGGGATGTCGACGCTTCCCTGGCCTGTGGCTGTGATGCGGTCTCGGTCTCGATTTCTGTTTCGGATATTCATCTGAAGTATAAGCTCAAGACCTCGCGCGCCGCGGTTTTGGAGATGATGGCCAAAGCTGTGGGGCATGCCAAAAAACATGTCGATTATATTTCGGTCAATGCTGAGGATTCTTCCCGTTCCGAGATGGATTTTTTGACGGAGTTTGCCCGGGAAGCCAAGAGAGCGGGGGCGGACCGGATCTGTTATTGTGATACGGTGGGAATTCTTGATCCCTTTGCCGCCTATGAACAGGTGAAGAGCTTGAGAGAGGGGACCGGGATCGAGGTCGAAATGCACACCCACAATGATTTTGGAATGGCGACGGCCAATACGCTGGCCGGTGTCAGGGCAGGGGCCAGGTTTGTGGGGGTAACGGTCAATGGTCTGGGGGAAAGGGCCGGCAACGCTGCTCTGGAAGAGGTCGTGATGGCCCTGAAACACCTGCGGAAGGTAGATACCGGTATAAAGACTGAAAAATTTGTGGAGGTATCGGAATATGTGTCCAGAGCGGCAGGCCGCCTGCTCCCTTCTTGGAAGGCCATTGTGGGAAGTCATATGTTTGCTCATGAGTCCGGTGTTCATGCGGACGGCGCGTTAAAGAACCCGGTGACTTATGAGGTCTTTGAACCGCGGGAGGTTGGCCTGCAGCGCCAGATCATTATCGGCAAGCATTCCGGGACGGCTTCTCTGAAGGGCAAGTTCAGGGAATACGGGATAGAGCTTTCCGATGAACAGGCCGGAAAAATCCTGAAACATGTCCGATCCCTGGCCATAGACATGAAGCGTTCCCTTTTTGATAAAGAACTGATCTATATTTATGAGGATTTAATCCATAGGAAAAATGAAAAATGA
- a CDS encoding CPBP family intramembrane glutamic endopeptidase produces the protein MKEAKWNFWQALFVILLIYGAEVFLGWMNPSLNVEILTGFLKYFGIGIGETLLVLLGLFLFIKIIRASFADLGLSSLKPVHLFTGLTGGIFLFAITGLLGTFIASILGTPSPQSFAMAVSGADSIWKYVFLFILGGLLAPFQEEVIFRGLIYPPLRGDYGKWKGILLTATFFAAMHFDLMRFIPLLAGGIVLTWLYEQSKSLWPAVIAHSTWNILMIILIIVQKGL, from the coding sequence ATGAAAGAAGCAAAGTGGAATTTCTGGCAGGCCTTATTTGTGATCCTGCTGATCTATGGGGCGGAAGTGTTTTTGGGCTGGATGAATCCTTCCCTCAATGTGGAAATTTTAACGGGGTTTTTGAAGTATTTCGGTATTGGTATCGGGGAAACTTTGCTTGTCCTTCTGGGGCTGTTCTTATTCATCAAAATCATCAGGGCTTCCTTTGCCGATCTTGGCTTAAGCTCCCTCAAACCTGTCCACCTGTTTACCGGTTTGACCGGGGGAATTTTTTTGTTCGCCATTACAGGGCTGCTGGGAACGTTCATTGCCAGTATCCTGGGGACTCCTTCTCCTCAGAGCTTTGCTATGGCGGTAAGCGGTGCGGACAGTATTTGGAAATATGTTTTTCTCTTCATTCTCGGGGGATTGCTGGCCCCTTTTCAGGAAGAGGTCATATTCAGGGGCCTGATTTATCCACCCTTGCGGGGGGATTACGGGAAGTGGAAGGGGATATTGCTGACCGCGACGTTTTTTGCGGCCATGCATTTTGACCTGATGCGTTTTATTCCCCTGCTGGCCGGCGGCATTGTCCTGACCTGGCTGTATGAGCAGAGCAAGAGCTTATGGCCGGCGGTCATCGCCCACTCAACCTGGAACATCTTGATGATCATCCTGATTATCGTGCAGAAGGGGTTATAG